A window of the Henckelia pumila isolate YLH828 chromosome 3, ASM3356847v2, whole genome shotgun sequence genome harbors these coding sequences:
- the LOC140892002 gene encoding acyltransferase GLAUCE-like yields the protein MAIILPNSAMQDLKVTFQESTLVFPPQLEPTEKKSIFLSNIDQILNYRIPTANFFSANPKFPPESVAKRLKTALEKVLVLFDFMAGRLKLNQESGRLEIECNSAGAGFVVASSEYSLQEIGDLGRPNLGFQQLAVHSLKNLVPSSPHDNDDQPLCIFQVTSFKCGGFAFGMSVNHILHDGISAKTFKDILASQAFDEDKPFPFTPCLDRRLLAARSPPTVEYSHPEFFKPQLPVSGPPVFDCQPETLDYTIFKFTPNDITHLKQKAAAAAKDTTKKISTFDVVVALIWRCKALSHTAAPEHGKEEPDHRVSTLLNVVDLRSRLKDPPLPLPYCGNAVLVAYSSAKCGDIERGPFSNMVEMVSAAPARVTSEYARSVVDWLEIHKGLPCGEYMVSSWLRLGFDEVAYPWGKPLYSCPVVSHRKDICWVFPDSHGINALVSLPSPEMDKFKSLFQSFFV from the exons ATGGCGATTATCTTGCCCAATTCTGCCATGCAAGACCTTAAGGTCACATTCCAAGAATCCACACTTGTTTTCCCACCACAATTAGAACCAACCGAGAAAAAATCCATCTTCTTGTCCAACATAGATCAAATCCTCAACTACAGGATCCCCACAGCCAATTTCTTCTCCGCCAACCCGAAGTTCCCACCCGAATCCGTGGCCAAAAGGCTCAAAACTGCGCTGGAAAAAGTGCTCGTCTTGTTCGACTTCATGGCCGGAAGACTGAAGCTGAACCAGGAGTCCGGGCGGCTGGAGATAGAGTGCAACTCGGCGGGGGCCGGCTTTGTGGTGGCCTCTTCCGAGTATTCACTCCAAGAGATAGGCGACTTGGGCCGTCCCAATCTCGGATTCCAGCAACTTGCCGTCCACTCTCTCAAGAATCTGGTGCCATCTTCCCCTCATGATAATGATGATCAACCGCTCTGCATTTTTCAG GTAACATCATTTAAGTGTGGAGGTTTTGCATTTGGAATGTCAGTGAACCATATATTGCACGATGGAATAAGTGCAAAAACCTTCAAAGACATTCTAGCTTCCCAAGCATTTGACGAAGACAAACCCTTCCCTTTCACGCCATGCCTCGACCGCCGCCTCCTCGCCGCCAGATCTCCGCCCACCGTCGAGTACTCTCATCCCGAGTTTTTCAAACCCCAACTCCCCGTCTCCGGCCCACCTGTTTTCGACTGCCAACCCGAAACACTGGACTACACGATCTTCAAATTCACACCAAACGATATCACCCATCTAAAACAAAAGGCAGCAGCAGCAGCGAAAGACACCACCAAGAAGATCTCGACTTTCGACGTGGTGGTGGCGCTCATCTGGCGGTGCAAAGCCCTGTCGCACACGGCGGCGCCGGAGCACGGCAAAGAAGAGCCAGATCACAGAGTGTCCACTTTGCTGAACGTGGTGGACTTAAGGTCGAGGCTGAAGGATCCACCTCTGCCACTGCCGTACTGCGGCAACGCGGTTCTTGTAGCATATTCGTCCGCGAAATGCGGGGACATAGAACGCGGGCCGTTCTCAAATATGGTGGAGATGGTGTCGGCGGCTCCGGCGAGAGTGACGAGTGAGTACGCGAGATCCGTGGTAGATTGGCTGGAGATACACAAAGGGCTTCCATGCGGGGAGTATATGGTGAGTTCATGGCTGAGATTAGGGTTTGATGAGGTGGCGTATCCATGGGGGAAGCCATTGTACAGCTGTCCGGTGGTGAGCCACCGGAAGGATATCTGCTGGGTTTTCCCCGACAGCCATGGAATCAATGCCTTGGTTTCATTGCCTTCTCCGGAGATGGATAAATTCAAATCCCTCTTCCAAAGCTTCTTTGTTTGA